The following coding sequences lie in one Phalacrocorax aristotelis chromosome 2, bGulAri2.1, whole genome shotgun sequence genomic window:
- the LOC142053744 gene encoding uncharacterized protein LOC142053744 — MYRARRRGGGRLPALLLLLLLGGAAGLGRLSGPVSGNSPAGRRLRGLRGPLRGTPGPGEWVLEGDGDSRFSLRRRRLLLLRTAEGPDREARPEYGRRRRAGRHPREALLRVRVLSRSAHRPRLAPGVAEPGTEVARLRALDGVGEASGAPRRVPPSRLLVVVPGSGRGLTAGSLPGLPRCRRHAAAGAGGRRRARSLLPPGTGSRRYTARLPHGARVGDTVFTVPRSRDRAAGGWFELASPGAVPVGVDRASGRLYLRRELRAGGRAEVLVKVHRGGGRGRGRAGPGRAAGMGRIPPPVLPPVGVEGRPAGGGTREGGRWAGTAVPGACHSRRGGGADAALRGAWGAAGGWELPPGPGLEAWGCADSSLVPPAPLSPVSIFEGIG; from the coding sequence ATGTACCGggcgcggcggcgcggcggcgggcggctcccggccctgctcctgctgctgctgctcggcggggcggcggggctgggccgCCTCTCCGGGCCCGTGTCCGGGAACAGCCCGGCGGGGAGGCGGCTGCGGGGCTTGCGGGGGCCGCTGCGGGGAACGCCGGGCCCCGGGGAGTGGGTGCTGGAGGGCGACGGCGACTCCCGCTTCTCCCTCCGCCGGCGGCGGCTCCTGCTGCTCCGCACGGCCGAGGGCCCGGACCGGGAGGCGCGGCCCGAGtacgggcggcggcggcgggcaggaCGGCACCCCCGGGAGGCGCTGCTGCGGGTCCGGGTCCTGTCCCGCAGCGCCCACCGGCCGCGCCTGGCCCCGGGGGTGGCCGAGCCGGGCACGGAGGTGGCCCGGCTCCGCGCCCTGGACGGCGTCGGGGAGGCATCGGGGGCGCCGAGGCGCGTCCCGCCCAGCCGCCTGCTCGTCGTGGTGCCCGGCAGCGGGCGGGGGCTGACGGCGGGCTCgctgccggggctgccccggtgCCGCCGCCACGCCGCGGCTGGCGCCGGGGGGAGGCGGAGAGCGCGCTCGCTGCTGCCGCCGGGGACCGGCTCCCGCCGCTACACGGCCCGCCTGCCCCACGGGGCGCGGGTGGGTGACACCGTCTTCACCGTCCCGCGGAGCCGCGaccgggcggcgggcggctggTTCGAGCTGGCGTCTCCCGGTGCCGTCCCCGTGGGGGTCGACAGGGCGTCGGGGCGGCTCTACCTCCGGCGGGAGctgcgggcgggcggccgggcggAGGTGCTGGTCAAGGTGCACCGCGGCGGCGGACGAGGTAGGggacgggccgggccgggccgggcggcggggatGGGGCGCATCCCCCCCCCGGTGCTGCCCCCGGTGGGGGTGGAGGGTCGGCCCGCGGGAGGGGGGACGCGGGAGGGGGGACGCTGGGCGGGCACGGCCGTGCCGGGCGCTTGTCACTCGAGGAGAGGCGGCGGCGCCGATGCCGCTCTCCGTGGGGCGTGGGGAGCCGCGGGCGGGTGGGAGCTGCCCCCCGGGCCGGGTTTGGAGGCGTGGGGATGTGCCGACTCCTCTCTGGTACCGCCTGCACCGCTTTCGCCTGTTTCCATCTTCGAAGGAATAGGTTAA